Genomic segment of Sphingomonas sp. KRR8:
AGACCGTGCCGCGAAGCAGCGGATGGCGATCTATCAGGCAGAGCTTGAGGCGAAAGCGCATGAGCCCCGCACGGTCGGCAACTCACTGGTGCAACAGTCGGCGGACGGTTCTTATACGCCGCTCTACACGGCCCCGCAGCCGTTTGAGCAATATGCTTCGGCGCTCGGCTATCAGCCTGGCACTCCCGAATATACCGAGGCGGTAAAGAACTACCGGCTGGGCGCATGGAACGATGATGCCGTTGCCGCCAAGCAGGGCCTCGCTGGTTATCGTTACGACCGGATGGGCGAACTTCAGGACGACCGCCTAGCCGTCACTCGTCGCGGGCAAGACCTGATGCACACTGACCGGCAAGGCACCATCTCCGCCACGCTCCACGGGCAGAACCTTGCTCATGGCGATCGGGTGCGCGGGCAGGATCTTGTTCACGGCGACCGCACGGCGACGATCCAGCAGCGCGGACAGATCGCCGGGCAGACTGATGCTCGGATTAGGGGCAGCGCAGCCTATCAGGGGCGCAGTGGGCGTCACAGCAATGCCGCTGGCGGCGGTGAAACCTATGCCAGCAATCCGAACACGGGCGCTCAGATTGTGCTCCGCAATGGCACTTGGGTTGATCCTAAGACCGGCCAACCTGTCCACTGATGCCGACACCTCCGCTCCCTCCGGGTTTCCAGCTTGTCCCTCCAGCAGGGGGCGGCCAGCGCGGCATGTTCGCGCCTCGCCGCGATCCCAACTTGCTCAAGCCCCTGCTCGATAGCGGGGTGGTCCCGACGAACGGCTACCGGACGCCGGCAGACATTCAGCGGCTGCGGGCGCAGGGCTACACGCCCGCTCCCAACTCGCTGCACCTCAAGGGGGATGCCGTGGACCTCACGCCGGGAACCTCCGGCTTGAGCATGGCGCAGCTACAGGCACGGGCGCAGCAGATTGCGAAGACGTGGCCGGGTGCCAAGGTGCTGAACGAGGGCGATCACACGCACGTCCAGTTTCCGGGCTGGGGCATGGCTCCAGGCACGCCGGGAACGCCTAACAGCGGCCTCCCGCCTCTTCCCTCGGGGTTCCAGCTACAGCAGCGCGGTTCGCTCAAGGATTGGAAACCGGGCGCGGTCCACGATGGCGACACCTTCCGCTTGCCTGATGGTCGCAACGCCCGCTTGTCGGGGGCCGATGCGTTCGAGCTACAGCAGCAAGGCCGCAAGCCGGATGGTAGCCTAGTGCCGCTGGGGCAGGAGTCCCGCAATGCACTGACACAGGCGCTGCCCGGAACAGCCATCAACTTCACTGGTGGGCAGACCTATGGCCGTCCGCTCGTCACGCTCGATAAGGGCGGACTGGACCCGGCGCTTGGGATTGTCCGCTCGGGCTTGGCGCTGGCTACCCCTGAATACCTTCAGGGCGATGCTCGACTTGCTCCCTACATGGAAGCGGAGCGACTGGCCCGGCTGAACCGTCTGGGCGGGTTCGGGACCAATGCCGAGACGCCCTCTCAGTTCCGGCACAAGGACGGCCCGTGGAGCGGCACAACGCCGGGCGCTTTCGGGCAAGGCTCCGATGCCGTGTTCGGTGACGAGGCCACGCCATTTCAGGGGCTCCGTCCAGAGATTGCCAAGGGCTATCAGGACGTGCTGCTCAACCCGTCCAGCACGGCTGACGATATTCTAGCCTATGCCAAACAGCAGGGCTTTGAGGTTCGCCGGGGTGACGTTCAACGCTACGTCAAACAGCGCAACGCGGGCGGCAAGGTCGATCCCACCCTGCGCTACGCAGCCACACCCAGGCCAATCACCGATGCAGGCGATGGCAAGTTCGGCTCCTTCGCTCGCGGCTTCGGCGATCCGATCAACATGATTGATGAGCTGGGCGGTGTTGCCGACAGCGTTGGCCTGACGGGTGGCCGTGAAAACGTCTTCAACTCGAACCGACGCTTCGGTGACATTCTCTGGAACAACATCGACCAGAACCGCTCGATCCTCGCCCATGATGAGGAATACCATCCGATTGCCAGGGTGGGCGGTCAGCTAACCTCTGGCGTGCTGATGCCGTTCGGCGCTGCTGCCAAGACCCCGCTGGCGCTTGCCAAGGTCGGGGCGATTGAGGGCGGCCTGGCTGGCTTTGGCGCTGGTGAGGGTGGCATTGGGACTCGACTGCCTAACGCAGCGCTGGGAACGGCTCTGGGCGCGTCTGGCGGTTATCTGCTGGGGCATACCGCTAACGCTGCCAGCTCGCTCGTCGGCAAGCTCCGCAGCACGGCTCGACCATTGGCGGAAGAGGCGGGCTTTGAGGCTGCGCCAATCGTCAACGATGGGGTGCAGAATGCCGGCCCGACGCCTGCCGCTCGATCGCAGCCGGAGGGTGGGGCTTATCACGCAGCGGGATTGCCACCGATGCGCTCGGGCAAGCTGCGCCATCCCGTCGCTGTCAATGCAGCCATGCGGGCGGAAGACGGCGCTCCCAAGCTTGTCGGTCCTGCAATGGCGGATGCCCCTCCGCCGCCTCCTGGCTTCGTGCCTCATGCGCCGTTTGGCGTGACCCGTCCGATGGGCTCGCCCCTGACCGCTCCAGAGATTGCCAGGCTGGGTGAGGAAGTAATGCCCGGCTCGGTCCTTGCTCGACCGGCTAGCAATGTCTCCACGCTTGAAGAGGCAATGAAGGCCAACCCCGGCACCTCGCGGCTGCTTGAGTCCCCGGACGAGTTCAATTTGCTGGTAGGCCGCAAGGTCCGCACCAGTGCGGGCGGTCAAATCAGGTTGCGGGGTCCGCTCGATCTAACGCAGCGCATCCGCCAGATGGGCGGCGTCAACGATGTGGGCGGTGATCTGGCGCACTCCGGGATTACCAATGCGCCTCGCCGAATGGACTTTGGCGGAAACGAGCAGTTCCTCGGCAAGCTGGTTCACCCTGATGGCATGGGCATGGATGAGGCTGCCGCCCGCCTGATCGAAGACGGCCATCTGCCGGAAGGCACCGGCACTGAAGACCTCAAGGCCATGCTGCTCGATGAGCAGAACGGGCATCGCTACTTTCATCCGGACGATCTGAACGAGGTTGCCGACTTCACTGACGCCCGCCGCCAACGCTTCGGTATCGAGCAGGCGGCAGCGGACGGGAGCCCGCTCCACGAGGACATTGGGCAGACCGTCAATCTCGACGACCTCGCCGCCAACACTCCGCCCACCTCCGCCTATGAGGACGGGCCTCGCCTCACGGGCAAGGTTGGCAACATCAACCTCGACCGGCTGGAAAACGCCGGCGACGTGTCACAGCTTATCGACCACATCTCTTCGCGAGTCGGTGGGTTCGATGCGGCGCAGCGTGGACGGATCACTCACGAGGAAACGCAGAAGCTGGCGGCTGAAATGGGCCTCAAGCCCGAGCAGTTGCTACAGCGCAAAGCTGGGCAGGCTCTCAATGCCGAACAGCTCTATGCGGTACGGACGCTTGCTCAAGCCTCCCGCCAGACGGTCGCCAAGCTGGCGCAAAAGGCTGCGAACAGCGGGGCCGACGAGGACTTGCTGGCTTTCCGTAAGGCATGGGTGCGGCACGTTGCGATCGAGGAACAGGTGTCCGGCGCAACGGCGGAAGCTGGCCGTGCGCTCCAGGCTATGCGGATGCTCGCAAAGGGTGGGGACGCTCGAACCGATGCCGTGAGGGCTTACCTCAAGGGTGCTGGCGGCTCCGAGAATATCAGGGATGCGGCGCAACGGATTGTCGATCTCATCGAAGATCCGGCCAAGGCTGACCACTTCATGCGCGAAGGCCTCAAGCCAACGTGGCGCGACAAGTTCAATGAGCTGTGGGTCAACTCGCTGCTGAGCGGCCCGAAGACGCACGTGGTCAACTTCGTCGGCAACGCGCTCACCTCGCTCTACTCGCTGCCCGAACAGGGACTTGCGGCCGGCATTGGCAAGGTGCTGGGTTCGGCTGACCGTTCCTATGGCGGTGAGGTAGGGGCGCGTGTCTCGGGCCTCGCAAACTCTGCCGTAGAAGGCATCAAGAGCGCCAGGCAGGCGTTCATGACTGGTGAGCCGCTGGACGCTGCCACCAAGGTTGAGGCTATCCACCATGACGCGATCGGGGGCAGGCTCGGTAAGATTGTTCGACTGCCAACCCGTGCGCTGACGGCTGCCGATGAGTTCTGGAAGACCATCAACCGCAACGCGGAGCTTCACGCCCTCGCCTATCGCCGGGCCGTGAACGAGACGAGCGGCGCTGCCGAACGCAAGGCCCGTTACGAGCAGCTTGTCCGCAACCCTGATGGCGGTATGCTCAGGCAGGCGGATGAAGCTGCCCGCTATTACACCTTTCAAAAGGAACTCGGCGCGTCGGGTAAGGCGATCCAGCACTGGGCGAACGAGACGCCCGGCGCGAAGATCATCGTGCCGTTTGTGAAAACCCCCATCAACATTCTAAAGTTTGCCGGGGAGCGGTCGCCGTTCGCCATGCTGAGCAAGAATGTCCGCTCCGAGATAATGAAGGGCGGGCAGGCTCGGGACCAAGCTCTCGCCAAGATGACGCTCGGCTCTGGCCTGTCTGTGGCGGCGGTGCTCGCGGCCATGAACGGCAAGGTCACGGGCGGCGGTCCTGTCGATCCCCAGGAACGCATGGCGTTGCAACAGTCGGGCTGGCAACCTTACTCGCTGCGGGTTGGTGACAAGTGGATCAGCTATCAACGCTTTGATCCGCTCTCGACCTTGTTTGGTGCGGCGGCGGACTTTGCCGAAATTGGCCGCTACGCCCGTCCGGGCGAAGCCGACAACCTCGCCCTTGCGCTCACCCAGGCCGTTGCCAAGAACGTG
This window contains:
- a CDS encoding thermonuclease family protein, producing the protein MFAPRRDPNLLKPLLDSGVVPTNGYRTPADIQRLRAQGYTPAPNSLHLKGDAVDLTPGTSGLSMAQLQARAQQIAKTWPGAKVLNEGDHTHVQFPGWGMAPGTPGTPNSGLPPLPSGFQLQQRGSLKDWKPGAVHDGDTFRLPDGRNARLSGADAFELQQQGRKPDGSLVPLGQESRNALTQALPGTAINFTGGQTYGRPLVTLDKGGLDPALGIVRSGLALATPEYLQGDARLAPYMEAERLARLNRLGGFGTNAETPSQFRHKDGPWSGTTPGAFGQGSDAVFGDEATPFQGLRPEIAKGYQDVLLNPSSTADDILAYAKQQGFEVRRGDVQRYVKQRNAGGKVDPTLRYAATPRPITDAGDGKFGSFARGFGDPINMIDELGGVADSVGLTGGRENVFNSNRRFGDILWNNIDQNRSILAHDEEYHPIARVGGQLTSGVLMPFGAAAKTPLALAKVGAIEGGLAGFGAGEGGIGTRLPNAALGTALGASGGYLLGHTANAASSLVGKLRSTARPLAEEAGFEAAPIVNDGVQNAGPTPAARSQPEGGAYHAAGLPPMRSGKLRHPVAVNAAMRAEDGAPKLVGPAMADAPPPPPGFVPHAPFGVTRPMGSPLTAPEIARLGEEVMPGSVLARPASNVSTLEEAMKANPGTSRLLESPDEFNLLVGRKVRTSAGGQIRLRGPLDLTQRIRQMGGVNDVGGDLAHSGITNAPRRMDFGGNEQFLGKLVHPDGMGMDEAAARLIEDGHLPEGTGTEDLKAMLLDEQNGHRYFHPDDLNEVADFTDARRQRFGIEQAAADGSPLHEDIGQTVNLDDLAANTPPTSAYEDGPRLTGKVGNINLDRLENAGDVSQLIDHISSRVGGFDAAQRGRITHEETQKLAAEMGLKPEQLLQRKAGQALNAEQLYAVRTLAQASRQTVAKLAQKAANSGADEDLLAFRKAWVRHVAIEEQVSGATAEAGRALQAMRMLAKGGDARTDAVRAYLKGAGGSENIRDAAQRIVDLIEDPAKADHFMREGLKPTWRDKFNELWVNSLLSGPKTHVVNFVGNALTSLYSLPEQGLAAGIGKVLGSADRSYGGEVGARVSGLANSAVEGIKSARQAFMTGEPLDAATKVEAIHHDAIGGRLGKIVRLPTRALTAADEFWKTINRNAELHALAYRRAVNETSGAAERKARYEQLVRNPDGGMLRQADEAARYYTFQKELGASGKAIQHWANETPGAKIIVPFVKTPINILKFAGERSPFAMLSKNVRSEIMKGGQARDQALAKMTLGSGLSVAAVLAAMNGKVTGGGPVDPQERMALQQSGWQPYSLRVGDKWISYQRFDPLSTLFGAAADFAEIGRYARPGEADNLALALTQAVAKNVTNKTWLSGLSDAFDVLSDPQRYGGKYVQNMAGSMAVPAIAAQTAQATDPYMREVHGILEAIRARVPVLSRGLPVRRNVWGEPVERGDAVGPDILSPIYGTKIDTSPVPQEIARLRVPLSMPKHQVTVQGKRVDLNAQQYDQLVQLAGKPARTYLAQYVASPEYQAMSDEQRRDAISEAMKDFRASGVDALRGMYPELGGGYGLGDVKPLPPGFSLNNSPALRSALPARPAPVRPSLPVQPPRPASGVPPLPPGFILRAGTAH